The Microbacterium sp. SORGH_AS_0428 genome contains the following window.
CGGCGGCGAGGCCCGGCGGGCGGAGGAAGCTTCCGACGATGTCGGCACGGAACGGCGCTGAAGTGCTCACGTCGCGATGCTACCGACCCGGCCGCGCGTGCGGGCGACCGGCCCGGCCTGAGTTAACCCCCGTGACGTCCATCTCGGCGCAGCGGATGCGGGGAGGTGGCGAGCACCTCCCCGCACCCGATCAGGAGCGCGCCTGGCCGCGACGTCGCGCGATCACGACGGGCGCCTGCGCCGAGCACCAGGACCCCTGCGCCGAGAGCGAGGAGCTCCCACGGGACGCTTCCGCCGGTCGAGGCCAGGGTTCCCGCGGGAACGATCGTGATCGGCACGCGCAGGGGTTCGAGGTCGCCGGAGGCGATCACGAGCGTGTGCCCACCCGCGGGGATGCTCGCCGGGATCGTCGAACGGATCGTGATCCGCCCCTCCGCATCCGCCGCGGGGATCCCGGCCAGCGCATACGGATCGCTGCGGATCTCGGCCGCGATGCGCTGACCCGGGGCGAGCCCCGAGACCCGCGCGACGAGGGTGCCGCCCTGTTCGAATCGGCCATCGCCGACGTCGACCGTCGCCCACGCCGATGTGCTCGGCGACGGCGAGGGCGAGGGCGGGTTCGAGGGTGACGACGCCGCAGCAACCGGTGCGGTGGCTGCGGAGACACGGGATGCCGGGCGGTAGCCTTCGGCGACGACCGACACGCGCGCCGTGAGCGCCGCGCCCTCGTGCGCCGCCTCGGGCGTGAACGACGCCGACACGGCGCCCTCGATCGCGACACCGTCGGCGAACCACTGGTAGCCGAGCGTCGCGCCCGGCGTCGTGCTCGCCGCCGACACCGAGAGTTCCGTGCCCACGCGCGCCTCCCCCGCGACCACGGGCGCCTCGAGAACCGCATCCGGCTGCGTCTCGAAACTCTGCCAGACGCCGGCGTAGTCCACCCGCCCCTGGCTGGGCTTCGACCAGTCGCAGACACCCGTGGGGAACGCGGCGGTCAGTCGCTCCCACTGCCCGTCGGTCATGACGGGGTAGTCCGCACGCAGCGGTGTCGTCAGCTGGCACTTCAGCACGTCGCGCGAGAGGGATTCTCCCGCGACATAGCGGGGCTCGGAGTGGTACGGGAACAACTGGTTGCAGGTGCTCTGCGAGTTCTCGTAGTCGAGCTGCTCCGAGACGAATCCGTCATCGGTGTAGCACCCGTCACCGAGACCGGCGGGGCGCGCGGCGACCGTTCGTGCCCGGTCGCCGAAGCCACCCATCGCGACGATGTTGTCCAGCCACTCCTCCAGCTTGTCCAGACCCGCGGTGTACATCGCGCTCGCGTATCCCGCGTCCTTGCTCGTCCAGCTGACGTGGGTGTCGGCGTTGCCGTAGGCGTCGAGCATGCGCTCTCGGATGATCGCCGAGCGGTACCGCTCGTGGAAGTCGCCGGTCGGGTCGGTGTAGCGACGCATCTCTATCACCGGCGTGTAGGCGAGCCCACCGGTCATGAGGTTGATCCGGCCCGTGCGATACGCCTGCTCGATGGCCTCGATGCTCGCCTCAGAGCGGGCGGAGGTGCGTGTGCCGTCGACGTCCATCCCGCCGGCGTTCTCGTTCAGAGCGACGAACTGCTCGGGTGAGATCGCGCCCGACTGGAGAGCGGCCAGACCGTACTGCACCCCGACGTTGTCCGGGAGGACGCGCAGCCCGCGACCCTGGTCGTCGACGCCGTAGACGTTCTGCACCATGTCGGCGATCGTGCACCGCAGCCCGTCGGGGTTGGCCTCCGACCAGCGGTCGCCGACCGGAACGGCCGCGTTGCAACCGGCGCGCGGGTTGTCGACACCGGTGAACCAGGTGAAGCCCGTGCAGGTGAACAGCTGAGCATGCCCGGTCACGGCGAGCTTCTGCGCATCCGTCCATCCGGACCCTGCGGGCGAGCCCCAGAATCCGAGCAGGTTGGTGCAGTCGTGTCCGGCGACGGTCGTCGTACGCTCGTCGGGGTAACCGATGTCGCCCATCACGCCGTCGATGATGCCGGGGTAGTTGTTGGCCAGCAGCAGCTGCTGCATGGTGCCGGCCGAGCCGCCCGAACCGATCGTGTACGTGACGGGCCCGACCTGCTCGATCACGTGCTCCTTGACCATCATGGCGGTCTCCGCGCTCGTGACGTCGTTGCAGTTCTGCGCGAACACGTTGAAGGTCGCCGAGGCGACGATGTAGCCGCGCGAGAGCAGCATGTCGTTCTCGACGCCGCCCGTGCTCGAACCCTGCCAGTAACCCACGCCGCATGCCCCGCCGAAGGTGTAGGCCAGCTTCCCGTTCCAGCCCGCCGCACGCGCGGCATACGTGGGCGCGGGGTCGGCGGGACCGGCGAGCATCGCCGTCTCGTATACCGCGCGGTTGATGGTGCCACGCTCGAGCCGGACGACATAGGGCACGGTGCGCCCCTCGACGGTCGCGGTGGCGACGTCGCCGGGCGTCGAGCCATCGGTGGGATAGTCGGCCCAGGCGCCGCCCGTCGTGCGGTAGCGGAAGCTGACACGGGCCTCGGCGACGTGACAGTTCTCATCCGTGGGACCGAGGTTCCACGGCGCCCCGGATGCGGTGCAGTACATCGGATGCTGGGGGCCGGAGAAGACCGGGCCGGAGCCGGGATGGTTCTGGATCTCGAGAGTCTCGGAGCCCGAGGCCGATCGAGCGGTCACCTCGCTCGATCCGAGGGGCAGATCCTCGACGAGTCCGATGAGGCGCCCGTTCACGGCGGTGAAGGAGGCGGTGACGTCACGCCCGTCCGCGGTCACGACCGTGGTCTCGTCCGCGCCATCCACCGCGATGAGCGCGTCACCCCCCGTCACGGTGTCCGCGCGACCGGAGAGCACGGTCAGCGAGAGGTCGTCCGCGGCGGCGGCCGACCCGAGCGGCGCGGCGAGCGCCACCACCACTCCGATCGCGGCAGCGGCGGACGCGAGCATTCTCGCGCGAGGTCGTCGATGTCTGAGCATGCAAGATCCTCCGATGTGACGTCATCGTCATGGGGGGATGCCTCGTTGCGCCCCCTCGGGGATGAGAGTAGAAGTAATTGTTACGAGCGTCAATGAATCTTTACATAAGATCCATTCAGGAAAGTCGCTGAGGTCGGACCACACCCGCCAGTGCGGGCTCGATGGCCGCGACGTGTTCCCGCATCCGTTCCTCCGCCGCAGGCCCGAGCGCGTCGTACACGGCGACGAAGGCGTCTCGTGCGCGTTCACGCGGCCACGCCGCGGGCATGAGGCGCATCGGATGGCCGGGTTCGGCGTGGCGGAACGACTGCCACGCGAGCATGAGCGAGGTGCGCTGCTCGAGCGCTGCCGCTGGCGTGAGCGTCTCGCCGCCATCGCCGGTGGCGACGCGCGTGAGGAACTCGGCATACTCCTGCTCCACCTCGGAGAGATCCCACGCGCGCGTCGGGCTGTCTCCCGGCGCCGTGGCCAACACGCCCCGGAAGCTGGAGACCTGCCCCACCCCGAGTGAGCCGAGGGCGTCCACGGCCGTGCCGACGGAATCGAACGGCGAGATCCACACGCCGTCGTACAGGGGGGCGTAGCCCAGCCAGCGCAGCCGGGTGCGCGCGGCATGGCGCAGAGGCCGCTCCTTCTCGGGGATCGAGAAGAGCACCGCACTCCACAGACCGTCCCACACCGGATCCTCCCGGCCGAAACGCTGCAGCCACCGGGCCTCGTCCGCCAGTACCGCGGCGCCGCGGTCGGTGAGGGCGTGGCTCGTGCGCCGCCCGGACTTGCTAAGGACGAGCAGGTCGCGGTCGGTCAGCCGCGTCAGGCTCGCCCGGGTCGCGGGCGCCTTCACTCCCAGATCCGACATCGCGGCCAGCAACGCCCCGGTCGGCATCGGCGCGTCGGCCCCCCACCAGTAGTCCCCGAAAAGGGTCAGGATCTGGTGCGCCGGCGACCGCTTGCGGCCGATGCTGACCGTCGGCGCCTGTCGGGTGTCGCTCACCGCCCCATTCTGGCAGCGGGCATCCCCGGATTCGCGTGGTCGCGCGGCGGCGGTCGCTGCCGAGGCCGCCGGAAGTGAGGGCGAGTCAGCTCTGGTCGCCCTCAGGCCTCCGCGCCGATAGCGTCCGGCCATGCCCGATACACGACGCCCCGCTTCCCGGCGCCTCCAGCGCGCACTCCAGGCTCTGGGCGCCGGCGCCCTGTCCGCTGCCCTGCTGCTGGCCGCGGCGCCCGCCGCATCCGCCGCCGACACCGAAGTCGACGGACTCACCTACTCCCTCGCCGCGGGCACCGCTACGGTCACGGGGCAGACCGTGCAGACCTCGGACGTCACCATCCCGCGGCAGATCACCGTCGACGGCGACAGTTACACCGTCACGGCCGTGGGCGACAGCGCGTTCGACCGCACCGGCGGGACGGCGCTGACCTCGCTGAGCCTGCCGGACTCGCT
Protein-coding sequences here:
- a CDS encoding DUF6351 family protein, whose product is MLASAAAAIGVVVALAAPLGSAAAADDLSLTVLSGRADTVTGGDALIAVDGADETTVVTADGRDVTASFTAVNGRLIGLVEDLPLGSSEVTARSASGSETLEIQNHPGSGPVFSGPQHPMYCTASGAPWNLGPTDENCHVAEARVSFRYRTTGGAWADYPTDGSTPGDVATATVEGRTVPYVVRLERGTINRAVYETAMLAGPADPAPTYAARAAGWNGKLAYTFGGACGVGYWQGSSTGGVENDMLLSRGYIVASATFNVFAQNCNDVTSAETAMMVKEHVIEQVGPVTYTIGSGGSAGTMQQLLLANNYPGIIDGVMGDIGYPDERTTTVAGHDCTNLLGFWGSPAGSGWTDAQKLAVTGHAQLFTCTGFTWFTGVDNPRAGCNAAVPVGDRWSEANPDGLRCTIADMVQNVYGVDDQGRGLRVLPDNVGVQYGLAALQSGAISPEQFVALNENAGGMDVDGTRTSARSEASIEAIEQAYRTGRINLMTGGLAYTPVIEMRRYTDPTGDFHERYRSAIIRERMLDAYGNADTHVSWTSKDAGYASAMYTAGLDKLEEWLDNIVAMGGFGDRARTVAARPAGLGDGCYTDDGFVSEQLDYENSQSTCNQLFPYHSEPRYVAGESLSRDVLKCQLTTPLRADYPVMTDGQWERLTAAFPTGVCDWSKPSQGRVDYAGVWQSFETQPDAVLEAPVVAGEARVGTELSVSAASTTPGATLGYQWFADGVAIEGAVSASFTPEAAHEGAALTARVSVVAEGYRPASRVSAATAPVAAASSPSNPPSPSPSPSTSAWATVDVGDGRFEQGGTLVARVSGLAPGQRIAAEIRSDPYALAGIPAADAEGRITIRSTIPASIPAGGHTLVIASGDLEPLRVPITIVPAGTLASTGGSVPWELLALGAGVLVLGAGARRDRATSRPGALLIGCGEVLATSPHPLRRDGRHGG
- a CDS encoding PaaX family transcriptional regulator C-terminal domain-containing protein: MSDTRQAPTVSIGRKRSPAHQILTLFGDYWWGADAPMPTGALLAAMSDLGVKAPATRASLTRLTDRDLLVLSKSGRRTSHALTDRGAAVLADEARWLQRFGREDPVWDGLWSAVLFSIPEKERPLRHAARTRLRWLGYAPLYDGVWISPFDSVGTAVDALGSLGVGQVSSFRGVLATAPGDSPTRAWDLSEVEQEYAEFLTRVATGDGGETLTPAAALEQRTSLMLAWQSFRHAEPGHPMRLMPAAWPRERARDAFVAVYDALGPAAEERMREHVAAIEPALAGVVRPQRLS